One genomic segment of Myxococcales bacterium includes these proteins:
- a CDS encoding SUMF1/EgtB/PvdO family nonheme iron enzyme, whose product MASERLLRAAPTLLFGLSALALAVPARGEESDDDDSEADARAPLVSLPPPPVSVSKDGMIGIPAATFAMGSSDASSPPNERPPQLVTVKTFLIDRTEVTVGAYRACVTEGRCAAPKRSSATCTYERGDAELPVNCVTFADADGFCRARAKRLPTEAEWELAARGPSLHAFPWGAAKPSCALAVTLVRDTTSKSCGGDGPTRVGTHAAGASPFGVLDMSGNVEEWVSDYYAEHRGGLAPRSGASRVLRGGGWLSWPSASRTTTRGYGSALEAGPNVGFRCAKDSR is encoded by the coding sequence ATGGCCTCTGAGCGACTCTTGCGAGCCGCGCCGACGCTCCTGTTCGGCCTGTCGGCCCTTGCGTTGGCGGTTCCAGCTCGCGGCGAGGAGTCCGACGATGACGACAGCGAGGCCGACGCGCGGGCTCCGCTCGTGTCGTTGCCGCCACCGCCCGTCTCCGTCTCCAAGGACGGGATGATCGGCATTCCTGCGGCGACCTTCGCCATGGGCTCGAGCGACGCTTCGTCACCGCCGAACGAACGCCCGCCGCAGCTCGTCACCGTCAAGACGTTCCTCATCGATCGCACGGAGGTCACGGTGGGGGCCTATCGAGCGTGCGTAACGGAGGGCCGCTGCGCGGCGCCGAAGCGATCCAGTGCAACCTGCACGTATGAGCGAGGCGACGCCGAATTGCCAGTCAATTGCGTGACCTTCGCCGATGCCGACGGCTTCTGTCGCGCCCGCGCCAAGCGGCTCCCGACGGAGGCCGAGTGGGAGCTCGCCGCGCGGGGGCCCTCGCTCCACGCGTTTCCGTGGGGCGCCGCCAAGCCGTCGTGTGCGCTGGCCGTGACGCTGGTCCGCGACACCACGTCGAAGTCGTGCGGCGGCGACGGGCCAACGCGCGTCGGGACACACGCGGCTGGCGCGAGCCCGTTCGGTGTCCTCGACATGAGCGGCAACGTTGAGGAGTGGGTGAGCGACTACTACGCGGAGCACCGCGGGGGCCTTGCGCCGCGTTCTGGAGCGAGTCGCGTCCTGCGCGGCGGCGGATGGCTCTCATGGCCATCGGCCAGCCGAACAACGACGCGAGGCTATGGGTCGGCGCTTGAAGCGGGGCCCAACGTGGGCTTTCGATGCGCGAAAGACTCGCGGTGA
- a CDS encoding YceI family protein: protein MLLDATTPGAELVVCTFKEGVLAAAGHDLRLRFERFVVEFVAPASLTVTAFADSLSVVTALVRGEVADGALSKSDKLKIARVAREEVLEAGRFPTITFQATSISADGDAVHIAGDVTLKGHRRALRLEAQQVGDRLVVTCRVHQPDFGLKPYSAMFGALRIKADVEVTATMPAAPFLASSPSAP, encoded by the coding sequence ATGCTCCTCGACGCCACGACTCCCGGCGCGGAACTCGTCGTCTGTACCTTCAAAGAAGGGGTCCTCGCGGCGGCGGGCCACGACCTCCGACTTCGCTTCGAGCGATTCGTTGTCGAATTCGTCGCACCCGCCTCTCTCACCGTCACAGCCTTCGCCGACTCGCTCTCTGTTGTCACGGCGCTGGTGCGCGGCGAGGTCGCTGACGGGGCGCTCTCCAAGAGCGACAAGCTGAAGATTGCGCGCGTGGCCCGGGAGGAGGTGCTCGAGGCGGGACGCTTCCCCACCATCACGTTTCAGGCGACCTCGATCTCGGCGGACGGCGACGCGGTCCACATCGCCGGAGACGTCACCCTCAAGGGGCACCGCCGCGCGCTGCGGCTCGAAGCGCAACAGGTGGGGGACCGCCTCGTCGTGACCTGTCGCGTTCACCAGCCCGACTTCGGCCTCAAGCCCTATTCGGCGATGTTTGGGGCGCTGCGGATCAAGGCTGACGTCGAGGTGACGGCGACGATGCCCGCAGCCCCATTCTTGGCGTCGAGCCCGTCAGCCCCCTGA
- the secF gene encoding protein translocase subunit SecF gives MEFFKPGRRFDFMGQRKFWIPFSLFIVFGALVSLFVPGLNYGTDFRGGTEVEVGLLKAVNVGELRRGVEEIGFHAPDVVQVTDLKNPNHFLIRVSDVTAIDEPAKEKLKKALCLTEDPKAAADEVACPVGARATEVKFSLGGDKIHTRYDSEPNIEKIKAQIASVSGVTMRASATNPQITNPRDHRVEIQLQSKGDQLIEGLRKKLGADVVPEQALRIEWVGPKAGKQLRDSARNAVTIAIFFIMLYVAVRFDMRFAPGVVLACVHDAMFVIGAFALLQKEFTLSTIAAVLTIIGYSMNDTIVVFDRIRENLSKHRGKSFYDIINLSVSETLSRTILTSGATMLSVLAFFIWGTGVIKDFAFAMVIGIVAGTYSSIYVAAPLTEYIDKRVRDGSTGTKRRPPGPPAAQAARA, from the coding sequence ATGGAGTTCTTCAAGCCAGGTCGTCGCTTCGATTTCATGGGTCAACGGAAGTTCTGGATTCCGTTCTCCCTCTTCATCGTCTTTGGGGCGCTCGTCTCGCTCTTCGTGCCGGGGCTCAACTACGGCACCGACTTTCGCGGCGGCACGGAGGTCGAGGTTGGCCTTCTGAAGGCCGTCAACGTCGGCGAGCTCCGCCGCGGCGTCGAGGAGATCGGCTTCCACGCGCCGGACGTCGTTCAGGTGACAGACCTCAAGAACCCAAACCACTTCTTGATCCGCGTCTCCGACGTCACGGCCATCGATGAGCCCGCGAAGGAGAAGCTGAAGAAGGCGCTGTGCCTCACCGAAGATCCGAAGGCGGCGGCCGATGAGGTTGCCTGTCCCGTCGGTGCGCGCGCCACAGAGGTCAAGTTCAGCCTCGGCGGCGACAAGATCCACACGCGCTACGACTCCGAGCCCAACATCGAGAAGATCAAGGCCCAGATCGCCAGCGTGTCGGGCGTCACCATGCGCGCCAGCGCGACGAACCCGCAGATCACCAACCCGCGCGATCATCGCGTCGAAATCCAGCTCCAGTCGAAGGGCGACCAGCTCATCGAGGGGCTGCGAAAGAAGCTCGGCGCCGACGTCGTGCCGGAGCAAGCGCTTCGCATCGAGTGGGTCGGCCCAAAGGCCGGCAAGCAGCTTCGCGACAGCGCCCGCAACGCGGTCACCATCGCGATCTTCTTCATCATGCTCTATGTCGCGGTCCGCTTCGACATGCGCTTCGCGCCGGGCGTCGTCCTCGCCTGCGTTCACGACGCCATGTTCGTCATCGGCGCCTTCGCGCTCCTCCAGAAGGAGTTCACGCTCTCCACCATCGCCGCCGTGCTCACCATCATCGGCTATTCGATGAACGACACCATCGTCGTCTTCGACCGGATCCGCGAGAACCTGTCGAAGCACCGCGGCAAGAGCTTCTACGACATCATCAACCTCAGCGTGTCGGAGACGCTTTCGCGAACGATCCTCACCTCGGGCGCCACGATGCTCAGCGTCTTGGCCTTCTTCATCTGGGGCACGGGCGTCATCAAGGACTTCGCCTTTGCGATGGTCATCGGCATCGTCGCCGGCACGTACTCGAGCATCTACGTCGCGGCGCCGCTCACCGAGTACATCGACAAGCGCGTTCGCGACGGGAGCACGGGCACCAAGCGTCGTCCGCCGGGCCCCCCGGCGGCGCAAGCGGCGCGCGCCTAA
- a CDS encoding alpha/beta hydrolase family protein yields the protein MRLIDELVARLGARDPMFTCGWGDRQALEAIVTGGLFVADDAAAPAVKRTPAQSRFAGARALDLAFPSPATSLPPEVSTATVRHLEPLRPREERAAVVVLAASREEGYGLREAIWSKLATDEGVDVFLLENAYYGSRRARGQRSASLPTVVDQLRMNLATLAEVDALLRHFARERFSRTAVTGFSMGGAMAALAGALLRRSFAVVPMAATIRPATIYTEGLLSRSVAFEALDVDGRVVDARGRLAEVLDVADLSRLAAPVCRAATVVVGCTVDGFVAREGTVALAEHWGAELRWVRGGHVSALFSGRRAMRRAVLDAIERLPTPVDQARHVRMASP from the coding sequence GTGCGTCTCATCGACGAGCTCGTGGCGCGCCTCGGTGCGCGCGATCCGATGTTCACGTGCGGGTGGGGCGATCGCCAGGCCCTCGAGGCCATCGTAACCGGCGGCCTCTTCGTCGCGGACGACGCGGCCGCGCCCGCGGTGAAGAGAACCCCCGCCCAGTCACGGTTCGCGGGCGCCCGGGCCCTTGATCTCGCATTTCCGTCACCAGCCACCTCGCTTCCGCCAGAGGTGAGCACGGCGACCGTTCGGCACCTTGAGCCGCTTCGTCCGCGCGAAGAGAGAGCGGCCGTCGTGGTCCTCGCCGCGTCGCGCGAGGAGGGTTACGGACTTCGCGAGGCGATTTGGTCGAAGCTGGCCACCGATGAAGGCGTCGACGTGTTCCTCCTTGAGAACGCGTATTACGGTTCACGCAGAGCGCGAGGGCAACGGTCAGCGTCGCTCCCAACGGTCGTCGATCAGTTGCGCATGAACCTCGCCACGCTCGCGGAGGTTGACGCGCTCCTGCGCCACTTCGCGAGGGAGCGCTTTTCGCGAACGGCCGTGACCGGCTTCAGCATGGGCGGTGCGATGGCGGCGCTCGCCGGCGCGCTCCTCCGACGCTCCTTCGCCGTCGTGCCCATGGCCGCGACGATTCGCCCCGCGACCATCTACACCGAGGGACTCCTCTCGAGAAGCGTTGCCTTCGAAGCACTCGACGTCGACGGTCGCGTCGTGGATGCACGGGGACGCCTCGCGGAGGTCCTCGACGTCGCTGACCTCTCGCGGCTAGCGGCGCCCGTGTGCCGCGCGGCGACCGTCGTCGTCGGGTGCACCGTTGACGGCTTCGTGGCGCGCGAAGGCACCGTCGCCCTCGCGGAGCACTGGGGAGCGGAGCTGCGCTGGGTGCGCGGCGGCCACGTCTCGGCTCTCTTCTCGGGGCGACGCGCGATGCGCCGAGCCGTGCTCGACGCCATCGAGCGTTTGCCCACACCCGTCGACCAAGCGCGGCACGTCAGGATGGCGAGCCCATGA
- a CDS encoding acyl-CoA thioesterase — MSQVFVQRYIVDESDIDYLGHASNIAYVKWVQDSTVAHSEARGLSVERYKELGGIFVIRRNSIDYLRSAVLGDELEIRTQVTALVGAKAERLTEFVRVKDGALIARAETTWVFFDYGIGRPVRVPTWVREAFGVAPVVRSRSLSPVGASGVAAHAS, encoded by the coding sequence GTGTCGCAAGTATTCGTTCAGCGGTACATCGTCGACGAGAGCGACATCGACTACCTCGGTCACGCGAGCAACATCGCTTACGTGAAATGGGTGCAGGACTCGACGGTGGCGCACTCGGAGGCACGCGGCCTCAGCGTCGAGCGATACAAGGAGCTCGGTGGCATCTTCGTCATTCGCCGCAACTCCATCGACTACCTCCGCTCCGCCGTCCTCGGCGACGAGCTCGAGATTCGCACGCAAGTGACAGCGCTCGTGGGCGCCAAGGCTGAACGCCTCACCGAGTTCGTGCGCGTCAAAGACGGAGCGCTCATCGCCCGCGCCGAAACGACTTGGGTCTTCTTCGACTACGGCATCGGCCGTCCGGTCCGCGTGCCGACCTGGGTTCGTGAGGCCTTCGGCGTTGCGCCCGTGGTTCGGTCACGGAGCCTCAGCCCCGTCGGCGCGTCCGGCGTCGCCGCACACGCGTCCTGA
- the secD gene encoding protein translocase subunit SecD, with the protein MNTSKRTPLVIMVIAALSAYAFYQSDTFWGIVVCALAFVWASFTLLPLVDVGWRLRLGFAVSLFIGAFVCLWPTLDNMSDGKIKCPAYVRDRITFAIAPGLDLRGGLRLVYTVEVDEAIRDKQHRFADDMRQELATMYGFHSGSGVLKRETTQKLAEKAKVSLPEPNVVRVTFNDAADVAKLDDRFTKKFASELSQARGPGAADVTFRIRSEVESQIRERAVAQAKDTVNRRVDELGLREASVTTRDEDIIVEVPGQDQKAFEEIKDIIRRTARLEFKMVDDEADFFGKAVNPKDVPENVRVERESAPAGPGKNVESHYLLFIKKTDESMPDALKRFKKWTATLPVPDDHQIGYEAYQQADEVGGPLKDVGWRTLYLYSRAEVTGDYISDASRAIDSQKTPPEYYVALTFSPQGADRFEEVTGANVQRRFAIILDDVIDSAPVIKSKIGGGRASITMGAGDPEDQLKKAEKLELVLKSGALPAPITPSNESLIGPTLGRDAIGEAVKGAVGGSVLVLVFMFIYYRKAGLVADLAVLFNMMLQMALLASFSATMTLPGIAGLALSIGIAIDANVLINERIREELRAGRSVRQAVESGYEKAFSSILDGHVTVFISALILAQYGTGPVKGFAITLIVGIICSMYTGVFVTRIIFDWWARGAKLKRLSVGAEF; encoded by the coding sequence ATGAACACGTCGAAGCGAACTCCGCTCGTCATCATGGTGATCGCGGCGCTCAGCGCCTATGCGTTCTACCAGTCCGATACCTTCTGGGGCATCGTCGTCTGCGCGCTCGCCTTCGTGTGGGCCTCGTTCACGCTCCTGCCGCTCGTCGACGTGGGCTGGCGGTTGCGCCTCGGCTTCGCCGTGTCGCTCTTCATCGGCGCCTTCGTTTGCCTCTGGCCGACGCTCGACAACATGAGCGACGGCAAGATCAAGTGCCCCGCCTACGTGCGCGATCGCATCACCTTCGCCATCGCGCCGGGCCTCGACCTCCGCGGCGGCCTCCGCCTCGTCTACACCGTCGAGGTCGACGAGGCGATCCGCGACAAGCAGCACCGCTTCGCCGACGACATGCGGCAAGAGCTCGCGACGATGTACGGCTTCCACTCGGGGAGCGGGGTCTTGAAGCGCGAAACGACCCAAAAGCTCGCCGAGAAGGCCAAGGTCTCCTTGCCCGAGCCAAACGTCGTGCGCGTCACGTTCAACGACGCCGCCGACGTGGCGAAGCTCGACGACCGCTTCACCAAGAAGTTCGCCTCCGAGCTCTCGCAAGCGCGCGGCCCTGGCGCCGCCGACGTCACCTTCCGCATTCGCTCGGAGGTGGAGTCGCAGATCCGCGAGCGTGCCGTTGCCCAGGCGAAGGACACCGTCAACCGGCGCGTCGACGAGCTCGGCCTCCGCGAGGCGAGCGTCACGACCCGCGACGAAGACATCATCGTCGAGGTACCGGGCCAAGATCAGAAGGCCTTCGAAGAGATCAAGGACATCATCCGCCGCACGGCTCGCCTTGAGTTCAAGATGGTCGACGACGAGGCCGACTTCTTCGGCAAGGCCGTCAACCCGAAGGACGTGCCCGAGAACGTTCGCGTCGAGCGCGAATCGGCGCCCGCCGGGCCCGGCAAGAACGTCGAGTCGCACTACTTGCTCTTCATCAAGAAGACTGACGAGTCGATGCCTGACGCGCTCAAGCGCTTCAAGAAGTGGACAGCCACGCTCCCCGTGCCCGACGACCACCAGATCGGCTACGAGGCGTACCAGCAAGCCGACGAGGTCGGCGGTCCCCTGAAGGACGTCGGCTGGCGAACGCTCTACCTCTACTCGCGCGCGGAGGTCACCGGCGATTACATCAGCGACGCCAGTCGCGCCATCGACTCGCAGAAGACGCCGCCCGAGTACTACGTGGCGCTCACCTTCAGCCCGCAAGGCGCCGACCGCTTCGAAGAGGTCACCGGCGCCAACGTGCAGCGTCGCTTCGCCATCATCCTCGATGACGTCATCGACTCGGCGCCGGTCATCAAGAGCAAGATCGGCGGCGGCCGCGCAAGCATCACCATGGGCGCGGGCGATCCGGAAGACCAGCTGAAGAAGGCCGAGAAGCTCGAGCTCGTGCTGAAGAGCGGCGCGCTCCCGGCGCCCATCACGCCGTCCAACGAGTCGCTCATTGGCCCCACGCTCGGCCGCGACGCCATCGGCGAAGCCGTCAAGGGCGCCGTCGGCGGCTCCGTCCTCGTTCTCGTCTTCATGTTCATCTACTACCGGAAGGCTGGCCTCGTCGCCGACCTGGCGGTGCTCTTCAACATGATGCTCCAGATGGCGCTCCTCGCCTCCTTCAGCGCCACCATGACGCTGCCAGGCATCGCCGGCCTCGCGCTCAGCATCGGCATCGCCATCGACGCCAACGTGCTCATCAACGAGCGCATTCGCGAAGAGCTGCGCGCCGGCCGCTCGGTGCGGCAGGCCGTCGAGTCAGGCTACGAGAAGGCGTTCTCATCGATCTTGGACGGCCACGTCACCGTCTTCATCTCGGCGCTCATCCTCGCGCAGTACGGCACCGGCCCCGTGAAAGGCTTCGCCATCACGCTCATCGTCGGGATCATCTGCAGCATGTACACGGGCGTCTTCGTGACGCGCATCATCTTCGACTGGTGGGCCCGCGGAGCAAAGCTCAAGCGGCTCAGCGTCGGCGCAGAATTCTGA
- a CDS encoding tetratricopeptide repeat protein, whose amino-acid sequence MRKSEEELRDAAAWEAIEEATELLQEERTRESLVALRDVLKADPRNHYAFYYLGVALFESGEAEAARDAYLACLKLAPHHLNARVALTHVLRGLGALKDALMQGMSALQEAPSDAKVLHALGLVYLARGDSLAAKKYLEAFLAAGPEFEVAVEVRELLAGLGLGVLPKIEDD is encoded by the coding sequence ATGCGCAAGTCCGAGGAAGAGCTCCGCGACGCGGCCGCGTGGGAGGCCATCGAAGAGGCGACGGAGCTTCTCCAGGAGGAGCGCACGCGCGAGTCCCTCGTCGCTCTGCGCGACGTCCTCAAGGCCGATCCTCGCAACCACTACGCCTTCTACTACCTCGGCGTGGCGCTCTTCGAGTCGGGCGAGGCCGAAGCGGCCCGCGACGCGTACCTCGCCTGCCTGAAGCTCGCACCACATCACCTCAACGCGCGCGTGGCACTCACCCATGTGCTTCGAGGCCTTGGCGCCCTCAAGGACGCGCTCATGCAGGGCATGTCGGCGCTGCAGGAGGCCCCCAGCGACGCCAAGGTGCTTCACGCCCTGGGCCTCGTGTACCTCGCGCGCGGCGACTCGCTCGCGGCCAAGAAGTACCTCGAGGCGTTTCTCGCCGCGGGGCCCGAGTTTGAAGTGGCCGTCGAGGTGCGCGAGCTGCTCGCCGGTCTCGGGCTCGGTGTGCTCCCGAAGATCGAAGACGACTAG
- a CDS encoding preprotein translocase subunit YajC, producing MHANLSFFQNVPPKAGTPGVVQESAPSGAPGGAPTGQAPPPPSMISMLFPFLILLPFVWMMFRRQKKDQAARASLKKGDRVVTQAGLVGELVELAEPVSKLKIAAGVTVEVLSSSLSPLAAPVKKDDVKLDAKVATEKK from the coding sequence TTGCACGCGAACCTTTCCTTCTTTCAGAATGTCCCACCGAAGGCCGGAACACCCGGTGTGGTCCAAGAGAGCGCGCCTTCGGGCGCGCCCGGCGGTGCGCCCACCGGACAAGCGCCTCCGCCGCCGAGCATGATCAGCATGCTCTTCCCGTTCCTCATCCTCTTGCCCTTCGTCTGGATGATGTTCCGTCGTCAGAAGAAGGACCAAGCGGCGCGCGCGTCGCTGAAGAAGGGCGATCGCGTCGTCACCCAGGCCGGCCTCGTCGGTGAGCTCGTCGAGCTCGCCGAGCCCGTGAGCAAGCTCAAGATCGCCGCCGGCGTGACCGTCGAGGTCCTGTCCTCGTCGCTCTCGCCGCTCGCTGCGCCGGTCAAGAAGGACGACGTGAAGCTCGACGCCAAAGTCGCCACCGAGAAAAAGTAA
- a CDS encoding hemerythrin domain-containing protein, with amino-acid sequence MPHEPKSPGEIREHILRDHVRLRALLQDIRMLTHSAEKDSAVSDTLRHSLMEFIEVFFRHLESEESLLPDVVEGADSWGPERLAHMSEEHSAQRAALRELSYRAQKEPAQALAADANALVDTILRDMSAEERDLLGEDVLRDDIVAIDQSGG; translated from the coding sequence ATGCCCCACGAACCCAAGTCACCGGGAGAGATTCGCGAGCACATTCTGCGCGATCACGTGCGCCTCCGGGCCCTCCTCCAGGACATTCGGATGCTCACGCATTCGGCTGAGAAGGACTCCGCCGTGAGCGACACGCTGCGTCACTCGCTGATGGAGTTCATCGAAGTCTTCTTCCGCCACCTTGAGAGCGAGGAGAGCCTCCTGCCCGACGTCGTCGAAGGGGCCGACTCATGGGGCCCCGAGCGACTGGCGCACATGTCCGAGGAGCACTCGGCCCAACGCGCCGCGCTCCGCGAGCTTTCGTACCGCGCGCAGAAGGAGCCCGCGCAAGCCTTGGCCGCTGATGCCAACGCGCTGGTGGACACGATCCTCCGGGACATGTCGGCGGAGGAGCGGGACCTGCTCGGTGAAGACGTCTTGCGCGACGACATCGTGGCCATCGACCAGTCAGGGGGCTGA
- a CDS encoding cystathionine gamma-synthase, whose product MSSTRSFGLDTLAIHAGQAPDPISGAVMPPIVLSSTFAQKGPGELYGPYDYSRAGNPTRTSLEECLAALEGGKHGIATGSGCAATTNLLLLLKSGDHVLVGDDVYGGTFRIFDKVVKQFGIESTFLDMTDAAKVREAIRPNTRLVWMETPSNPMLKIFDIAAIADVAKKANLWLAVDNTFATPMLQRPLDLGATFAVHSTTKYLNGHSDVIGGAIVVNDDALAERLHFIQKSVGGVPSPFDCYMTLRGIKTLGVRMRQHVESAKTLASWLVAHPQVERVHYPGLDSHPGRAVAERQMKGPGGMISFDLKGGLPASRAFLKTLEIFTLAESLGGVESLAELPSIMTHASLTAEARKALGIGDGFIRLSVGIENVDDLRADLEGGFRAAKAT is encoded by the coding sequence ATGAGCAGCACGCGTTCCTTCGGGCTCGATACGTTGGCGATTCACGCGGGGCAGGCGCCCGACCCCATCAGCGGTGCGGTCATGCCCCCCATCGTGCTTTCGAGCACCTTCGCGCAGAAGGGCCCCGGTGAGCTCTACGGTCCGTACGACTACTCGCGCGCAGGCAACCCCACGCGCACGTCGCTCGAAGAATGCCTAGCGGCTCTCGAGGGCGGAAAGCACGGCATCGCGACCGGCAGCGGCTGCGCCGCCACCACGAACCTCCTCTTGCTCTTGAAGAGCGGAGACCACGTGCTCGTGGGCGACGACGTCTACGGCGGCACGTTTCGCATCTTCGACAAGGTCGTCAAACAGTTCGGCATCGAGTCGACCTTCCTCGACATGACCGACGCGGCCAAGGTCCGCGAAGCCATCCGGCCGAACACGCGCCTCGTTTGGATGGAAACGCCCTCCAACCCGATGCTCAAGATCTTCGACATCGCCGCCATCGCCGACGTCGCGAAGAAGGCCAACCTCTGGCTCGCCGTCGACAACACCTTTGCGACGCCGATGCTGCAGCGCCCGCTCGACCTCGGCGCCACCTTCGCGGTGCACTCGACGACCAAGTACCTAAACGGTCACTCGGACGTGATCGGCGGCGCCATCGTCGTGAACGACGACGCGTTGGCGGAGCGGCTTCACTTCATCCAAAAGTCCGTTGGCGGCGTGCCGAGCCCCTTCGACTGCTACATGACCCTGCGCGGCATCAAGACGCTCGGTGTTCGCATGCGGCAGCACGTGGAGAGCGCCAAGACGCTCGCCTCGTGGCTCGTCGCTCATCCGCAGGTTGAACGCGTCCACTACCCCGGCCTTGATAGCCACCCGGGACGCGCCGTCGCCGAGCGCCAGATGAAGGGTCCCGGCGGCATGATCAGCTTCGACCTCAAGGGCGGCCTTCCGGCGTCGCGGGCATTCTTGAAGACCCTCGAGATCTTCACGCTCGCGGAGAGCCTCGGGGGCGTCGAGTCGCTCGCCGAGCTACCGTCGATCATGACGCACGCGAGCCTCACGGCGGAGGCGCGCAAGGCGCTCGGCATCGGCGACGGCTTCATCCGCTTGTCCGTCGGCATCGAGAACGTCGATGACCTCCGCGCCGACCTCGAAGGCGGCTTCCGAGCGGCGAAGGCCACCTGA
- a CDS encoding DUF1345 domain-containing protein, whose translation MTPPDSIGPRYTFFSTRRASGRLMLALVCGLLAAALCPRQVDWHLRGVVGWDVAAFVLLSIVWPRIARADADTTRTFAGAEDPGRTMVFLLAVMASLFSLFAGVVVLRRARAYEGAESILWSTLAVAAVILSWTLTHTAFTLRYAHLFYAKGREGGLAFPGTERPSELDFAYFAFTIGMCFQVSDVAVTQPLLRRAALMHALLSFIYNTTILALVLNLVFGFLT comes from the coding sequence ATGACACCGCCGGACAGCATCGGCCCGCGCTACACGTTTTTCAGCACGCGCCGCGCGTCAGGCCGACTCATGCTCGCCCTCGTGTGTGGCCTCTTGGCGGCGGCTCTGTGTCCGCGGCAGGTCGACTGGCACCTTCGCGGCGTGGTGGGCTGGGACGTGGCAGCCTTCGTGTTGCTCTCGATCGTGTGGCCGCGCATCGCTCGCGCCGACGCCGACACGACGCGCACCTTCGCGGGCGCCGAAGATCCGGGACGCACGATGGTCTTCTTGTTGGCTGTGATGGCGAGCCTCTTCAGCCTCTTTGCAGGCGTCGTGGTGCTTCGTCGAGCGCGCGCCTACGAGGGCGCCGAGTCGATCCTTTGGAGCACCCTCGCGGTGGCGGCGGTCATCTTGTCGTGGACCCTCACGCACACGGCGTTCACGCTCCGCTACGCGCACCTGTTCTACGCCAAGGGTCGAGAAGGCGGCCTCGCCTTTCCCGGCACCGAGCGCCCCTCGGAGTTGGATTTTGCCTACTTCGCGTTCACCATCGGGATGTGCTTCCAGGTCTCTGACGTCGCCGTGACCCAACCGCTCTTGCGAAGAGCCGCCCTTATGCATGCGCTGCTGTCGTTCATCTACAACACGACGATCCTCGCGTTGGTGCTCAACCTCGTCTTCGGCTTCTTGACCTGA